The genomic region GAATTGTGAGATCTGAAAATTAAAGTTAACAGAGCTGCAGCAATATGAACACATAATTTTAGCTAACTGCCAAGGAGACAATGCTGGTTTTAGACTATATAGCTACTAATGACAGAAATAAATGCTGTGGAAATAAAAGTTAAGTATTTAAAGGAAGAGGTATAAATCACAGAACTCCTAAGACATTATTTTCTGATAGTTCCACTGGCAGCATCTGAGAGGAAAGCAGAGATTCATTACCATTTTTCATGGTTAGTATAAGAAGATATGTCCACAATGGCAATAATTTGGAAGGTAAATGGAACTTGGAAAAAGGAGGGTTCTCACAACCCAAATGGATGACTCACAGTAGTATAAGAGtcaaaccaaaatatataaatcttgcCACATTATTactatatgctttaaaaaaaataaaggatccGGGCAAAGTAACATCTCAAAGACTGGAAGACAGACAGCATTCAAGAAAATGCCATCAGGTCAGAACTAGAAGGACATtgtagagggagaaaagagacaacAATTTTAACAATGTAAAAATCTTAAAGCTTAAAGGAAGGCTTACTAGGATTACTAGTCTTAGAGCTCTATATGGTATGAACTAACTATATATGACCTTCAGCTACTATCCAATACTCAGTTGAGATACTCAAGCTGGCAAAGAACAATGTATTTCTCAGAGTAACATGCAGCAAAGTCATGGACAAACTTTATGCAAAGCTCTCGAGAACATGTCCGGGAAAATTGGCTGTGAGCTCTTATGTCAGTCAGGAAAAGCAGGTATGGGGGcacttgatggctcagtcagttgagcgtttgactcttgatttcagctcaggtcatgatcccaggctcgtgggattgagccttgcatcaggctctgcattgagcatggagcctgcttaggattctctctctccctctgcccttctcccttgtgttctctctctctcatgtacacttttaaaaaggaaagaaaagaaaagcaggtatGTGGCAACTTGGGAAATGACTGCTTCTGGACAACTGTACATGGACTTAACAGTTTGGCAAATCAGTCCTGAACACTAAGGTACCCAGGACCTTGGTCCTCCATTATTTTCAGAAGGACAGAGGCCAATACAAGATTATGATTAAAAGCTTAAATGCAGTTTGGAATTACTTCTACTTCTGCCCTAAACTGAATAGCAGTGAGTTGCAGCAaatctctgctttgttttttctgaTGAATGTGTTACAGTTTCAAACACCACAAGTGGGAAAAGATGACACACCGGGACATGATCTTACTCTGCTGCTCccacctgagccaaccagggaGCTCTTGATTTCTGAATAACGGGCTAATGTCCTCCTCCTGAGTTCACTGAAGATGAGTGATTATTCTTCCATGCCTCAATGCCTAGCACTACCCAATGTCTAGCACAATGCATATACTTAATATGggataagtgctcagtaaatgttaacctGAATATCGCTGTTTGCAGACCTTGatttcttaggggaaaaaaccACTTAAGCCTGAATAATTTCAGAAATGGGTAACTAACATTTTTCCAAACTGCTAATTTTATAGAGTTCTCctgaatcaggaaaataaaaactaattattTCACAAGATTCAGTgacaagggaaaaaataaactacttacCCCACAGCAGCATAAATCATTTTCAGTGATCAACATCTGCATCCTCAAACTGTCCAGCAACTGTTGGTGTAGTATCTACCTCCATCCCatctgaaggaaaaaatcaactgCTGAGCAACAGTCCACTGAGCTCTTCAGACAGGTAAAGGTTCAACCTACACATCACCGGAAGGAAGTTAGTGCCCTCTGTTGGTAAcaactatttctttctcttctgaaaaagTAACCAGgaacaaaccaagaaagaaaaatgccacctgtacatttaacatttactttGTAAATTTTCAACATCAACACTAAAAGAACACTAGGTAAGAACTTTTGAATATGGTAAGCACCAACTGTTCACTCTTCACAGAACTGTGCTGGCTATTTACTGTGTAACTTATTACTATTAAAGGTATAAAAGTCCTATCCTTACAAAGCTTATGACATAATTTTGAGAAAAGACAACATAAGTAGAGTGAGATTCTCGTTTCATAGGGAAAAAAGagtgttggggagaggggaaaaccGGGAAAAAGTCCCTCTGGAAAGAGTTGTTTACAGCTGCTTTCTCTACTTCCTCACCTCCCATTCACCCTTAAGTCTTTAGCCCACAACAAACTGGCTTCTGCCTGAGTCCCCTGGCATCTGGACATGAAGCTAGGCATACAAATGCAATATGTATCTAAAATTAACtcatcattggggtgcctgggtggctcagttggttgagcgacggacttccactgaggtcatgatctcatagtttgtgagttcgagccccgcgtcaggctctgtgctgacagctgggagcctggagcctgcttcgaattctgtgtctcctgctctctctgcccctcccctgtcatgctgtgtgtgtgtgtgtgtgtgtgtgtgtgtgtgtgtgtgtgtgtgaataataaataaacattggaaaacaattttttttaattaaattaactcATCATCTTTCCACATAGAAAGGTttctcggagcacctgggtggctcagtcggttaagcgaatgacttggtttcggctcagtcaTGTTCTTATGGTTcatagccctgtgttgggctctgggatggtctctctctctacccctctctctgcccctcctgttcacgctgcctctgtctctctcaaaataaagaaacaaacttaaaattaaaacgtttctgttggggcgcctggctggctggctcagttggtagagcatgtgactcttaatctcagggtcttggggtcgtgagttcaagccccacactgggtgtggagtctacttaaaataaaataattaaaaaaaaaaaaaaaaagaagaagaaatgtttttctttccgaATAGTCTTACTAAAGGATACCTCTCACCTGTGTAATCCAGAAACTCCTACCACATCTCTAACTtctgttgtttctctctcttaaacatcTCTCAAATCTGTTAAGTCTTGTGACATTCACTGCTACTACCAAATGCAGGCCACGATCTCTCATCTAATTTAAATCATAAGCTACTTAACAGAGTTTCTCTTCTATCTTCCAGTATTTCCCTCTGCAATTAATTTTCCCTATCAGAGCCAGGATCACCTTCTgaaacaatcaaaataaaattcttcacatTCTCACTGATCTAAGCATAACACTGAAATTCTTTAACACAGCTTTCAAGTTCCTTTAAGATATAGCCCAGTTCACTAATCTACCTTTACCTGTTCCTGTAACAACTCTCCTTCACACTCAGAGTTCCAGACATACATGAACCACTTTCAGTCCCCCAGAGATGAATAATCTCTCGAACTTTTGCACATGGCTGATCCTGTTACCCACCTCTCCCCTCTACCTGTATGCAATCCCCTTCACTCAAGTCACTTTTATTCCTCTTTCAGATCTTGGCTTGGATGTCACTTACTCCATGAAGCTTGAATCCAGAATCTCTCTCTATCCAGGCTGGGTGAAGAGTTCAAACTCTGATTCCACAGCTTCTCAAGCTTCCCCTATAACTCAATGCTATATCACAACGTACTATAACCGCCtaattagttcatttatttttctctacagaAGAATGCCACTGATAGGAAGACAGTAATCTCATCTCTTTTGAGCACCGCTGTATTCTCTGCACCCGGCATAGCAGTTCAATAAACACTTCTTACATAAATGAGCACATGAAGCACTGAAATGCCACAAGTAGATAGGGTATATTTAAATGGCAAGGATTGAAATTTACCAAGACAGCAAATTTCaggtgttctcaccacaaaaaaagggTAACTATATGAGAAGATACATATGTTAATCAGCTTAACTGTAGGAattatttcactgtatatatCAAAACATCTATGGGGCAGTtagatggttcagtcagttatgtgttcaacttcggctcgggtcatgacctcatggttcatgggttcaagccctgcattggcctccgCACtcgcagcatggagcctgcttgggattctctctttctgccatttccctacacactctctctcaaaaataaataaacttaaaaattttttttaaataaaaataaaataaaaacatcctgtggcatatctgaaatatatagttattatttaaaatttttttaaaacaaatcaaatttaaaaaaagaactgcacaggtcaaactaaataaataaataaatggcaaaaagAGTGACATGGCTACTTAGGACTTTAAAAGATGGGGAACTGTATAGGCTGAAGAAGTTTTATATATAGGCAACTCTCAGTATGATAATAAGGCTTAGGAACAAAGGCCAAAATCTCATTTTAGCAAAAAGTGTTTGTGATCTTAAAATCATTTGCTATAAAGCATTAAATAAggaattttacaattaaaaaaaccccttCAGTGACAAAAGCCTTTTCAATGTCTAAGGACACCCTCCCATCaataactgtaataaaaaaaaaagtaacatcttggggtgcctgggtggcttagtcggttaagtgtccaactcttaatctcagctcaggtcttgatcgcagggttgtgagttaaagccccacagtgggctccatgctgggcatgaagcctactttaagagaaaaaaaaggtaagatcTTGAATTCTTTCAGCTAAGAGTTTGGTAGAGCACTAGAAATCATCTGAACCATCTCACCCTACAGCCTATGTTAGAGGCTCACCAACTAGGatttaaaatggagagaatacaCAAGGAATAACAATGTGACCCAAAGCCTAAacttttccaaattaaaatatcCCAGACTTCAGAATCCCCAGGTCAACATGCTATGTGCATGAGGATATTGATCACAACATTATGACAGAAACTTACATGTaccactgaaagaaaaattatgctCTCTTTAAGAATGTTCTGCATCACTAAAAATTAGAAGTGGTAAGACTCTATAGCAACATAAAATAccagtatatattaaatataagatGCAAGAAATGCTTATAACAGGGCCAGGTATATTCTTTTTgcatattagctcatttaatcctctcaccACCTATTAGCTATTTGACCTCAAGCAAGTTATATGATCTTTCTGcgcttcagtttcttcacctgtaaaatagggatgacAATGGCATtcttggaaggattaaatgagtacaTATGTGTAATGTGCTTAAATCAGGGTCTGGTACATAAGAGCAGTACCTGAATGTTCTATTGAGAGTAGTAGGAACAACACTGGAGGTATTTGGGGCAAAGGCAAAGTTGAGGCAACCACAGAGTGTTCTCAAGATTAACATGGCACAGTGAGCTGGAGGCAAGGATGATCGAGGCAAAAGATCTACTACTATAAATCCAGCGTGAGAAGACAAGGGCCTAGGATTGAAGGGTAACAGTAATAGCAAGGAAATAtgaaagtcatttattttattaatgtttatttatttgtgagagagagagagagagagcgagcacggaggaagggcagagagagagggagacacagaatccgaagcaggctccaggctccgagctgtcagcacagagccccacgtggggctcgaactcacaaaccgtgagatcatgactgagctgaagtcagacacttaaccgactgagccacccgggtgccccatttttggttttttgttttttaatgtttatttattgaaagtcatttaaatgaaaaatccaTGGATCTCAGTATTGGACTAGAGCAAGGAATAAGAAGTAAAGGCTGCACCAAAAGAATACTTCAATATTCTGACTGAAATAGGCACTCAGAAAAGCAAACCAGTCTAacagaggaaatatttacaaagaagCTTACAAAGtagagacaaatgaaacaaatttgAAAGCCTCTTGATTAAGGTCCAGAAATTTGTCACAAAACAAGAACCCAAGTGTACTGAATGCTGCCTAGCCCTTTAAATCAAGTGAATATCCTAGTTTTGCATATAATCACAtaggaattcattttaaaaataaaaatagcagcactgatatgtacacacacatatatatacacacaagcaaacaaaaaaagactggAATGATATGCAACAGAAAAATTAATGTCTTTCAATTATAATTAcacttgatttttcatttcttctttgcctgtgaaaaacatttaaaaatgttttgactgTGAACAGACCTATTTTTGTagttgggggaaaaaaccaaaaaagttgCACAAGTCTGAGATTTTTCTGTCTTAACAGTTTCCAAAAGAACGTGTATATCTCTCCATAGCTTCCCTCATTGCCCAAATGACCATCTGACTATTCacactgaaagaaagaaggatacTCACCTTCATAATCTCTTATTGAATCTTCTGTCCGAACTCCAGCCATGTTGTATTGGCTGCTCACAGACTGAGAAAGCATTCCTTCTAATCTCTCCAATGTGGCTTGGCCTTCTGCTGTTAAATGGGACAATCCTTCTTCATAGGTGTAAAATGTAGGGATGTCTCCCTGCCcttgttctaaaaaaataaaatgcttttaaactattataaaacaattagaaaaaagtGGATAATCAATAATGCATTTATTGAAGATAGGTACAGTTTAAAAAGGtttccaggaaaatatttttcaatattcgTTTAATACACATATGTAGGTCATCTGTTGAaaacagaatacaaagaaaatgtaTCTACCGTCTAGGATGAGAAGGGATTCCAAAAGACAATGGGTCAGTAAAcagcaattcttaaaaaaatcaaatgtccaGGCACTAGAAGGCAAAGAGGATGTTCCTAAGGCAAAGAGTCTTATATTATCCTGAGATGGGAAACTTATAGATGAGTGCAAATTAATTTGGTATTAATTTGTACTGATGGTTCTTTCGGGATTAAAATATATGCtccttttaaaaactcagaaattcTGGCAAAtacaaaaaggataaaaaaataaaatcactaaaaaatCTCAGTGAAGATGGGAATGTATTCAGATATATGAAGGAGAATTCCAGAACCGAGTTTGTCTCAGGCCAGGAAGTGGCTACACATGGAGGAAAGGGCCTTGGACAGCCAGATCGGTGGAGATGAGAgcagtgaggaaaaagaaaagagaacagcaAGCACCTCAAGTTACATGAATCTACCAGGCTAGCGATTGCATTCTGGTCTGGGGAGGCAAAGAAAAATGCTCCTAGATAAGTGAAATATggttctggggggaaaaatgacTTGGGAAATGAGCTGTTTGAAGGAGTATATTAAGGGAAGATGTAAGTAATACAGGTTTCAAGTGGTGGAGGGAGAAAGCTTATTCTTTGGGAGCATCTGCATCAACTTAAAAGACTCTCCCAACCCCAACTTTCCTATCtaccatttcctttccttccatttatctCTATCCATTTTCTGACCCCAATAATATCTGCTTTCTACCCTTAAGCTTGGAAATTCCACAGTTTTTCCAAGTTGACTTTGACATGAATTGTGCCATTCACTTTTATTAATAACCACACTATCTAGGTATTTAATAGAGATCTAAAGAACTATAATCGCATACCTGTAGTACAAACAAATGCTTAAAATGAAacaccacatttaaaaaaaatccatttcactAACCATGTGCTTCCACATCATATTCTTCTCCATCGTAATCATCTGAATCTTCATCCTCAGGATCTGGATGCAAAGCCTGGCATTCACACATTGCAGTGAACATTGCCTCCACTGAACAAGGAAATTAAATTgtaataaacattcttttctggcctgtgTACAGTAAAATTTTAGTAATATAACCACCAGTCCAAATAAATTCAATGAGTAGACAAGAAATATACACAATCACACTATTTACAAAACCTGCCAAATTCCAAGGAGATCAATCTTGAAAAGTGCTTGATGGCAATGGACAAGTTACAAAATAAGAGTTCATTTCAAGATAATGTTGAGATCTCTTCATGCCTGGCTGGATTTTCTGAGAAAAAGAGCCAAAGTCCTGGTCAGACTGCTGCTAAATCAGGGTGAAGCCCCTTTCAGTTAATAGGGCTCTTTCCAGCTATCCTTGCGTCATTCACTTTGGAATCGCCAGGACTCCTTGCCCTCTATCTGGTAAGATTCAAAGTCAACAGCATCATGTCAAAAAAAATAACCAGATTTCTCCATTCACAAAACACACCAAATAATATGGTGTCTCCTATGCTCTCACTACATTTAAAGTCTTCGGTATTAATAGGTATTGGGTCCTCAGTGATATGATAGatgttaaaatgaagaaaaggcaaTAGAACAGAGGTAATGAGGGTAAAGGTAAATGGGGTGTGGGGAGTATTTGATACATAAAGGGAAAAGAATCAATTCTATAGAATACTCACATGCTGACTTATCATTAGGCACAAATCTAAATTCAGCAATAGGTTCAACATCATCATCActgtcgtcttcttcttcttcctcagcAACAGATTCTTTTGATTCCTCtagaaagggaataaaaataactttttaaatcatgtttaggggtgcctgggtggctcagtcggttaagtgtctgactcttgatttcggctaaggtcatgatctcactgttcctgagatcgagccccatgtagggctctgtgctgtcggcgtggagcctgcttgggatcctttctctccctctatctctgacccctccccccactcatgcacaagcactttctctctctgtcaaaatatataaacacttatttatatttttatttttttaaatgtttatttttgagaaaacgccagcaggggaggggcagagagagagggggaaagaggatctgaaatgggctccgtgctgacagcagagagtccaatgcaggtcttgaactcacaaaccttgagatcatgacctgagccgaagctggatgctcaaccaactgagctatccaggaaaccccataaataaaatatttaaatttgttcacttgttttggaaaaaaaagaagcctaaaataatttcttaaaggaTGTTTACTGATGTATCAAATACTGCAACTGTTACATCAAATGATAAGAACatggttattttaaaactaaaagactGTGGACTGCCTTTCTGATCTAGTCACACTGTACTTCACTGAGCCCTAGGGATTCTAAGCTTCCTTCAAGGTcatggtgggggtgaggagacCCAAACAGTCAGGCCTCTAACAAGTATAGTTCTATTGTTACCGGTTTCTTTTACCTTTCGTCCTGAACCAAAGGGTTCAGTAGCAGTTTGTAATCCACTGATGTGATTTATCACTAAtaatttacaggtgagaaaactaaggcccaTACAAGTTAACTAATCCAACAGATAAATTACCAAAGTCtataggcaaggaaaaaaaatacagatgttcAATAAAGAGAACTAGAACATGCTGCTGGTAGAAGCAGAAATTGCTACAACTATGCTGGAGGTGTGTATATCCTACTACCCAACAATTCCTCATCTAAGTATATATTACGTACACAAGGAgtttgtacataaatgtttattgaagtaCTATATGTActagtgaaaatttaaaaaataaatgttgataataaaaagaaaacagatgtatTGTTATCTGGTCATATTTTATACATGgactgcaatttatttttttttttttccaaccttttttttttttttttttttttttttttttttttttgggacagagagagacagagcatgaacgggggaggggcagagagagagggagacacagaatcggaaacaggctccaggctccgagccatcagcccagagcctgacgcggggctcgaactcacggaccgcgagatcgtgacctggctgaagtcggacgcttaaccgactgcaccacccaggcgccccacatggactgcaatttaaaagaacaaatatttatatgtatcaaaatgcacagaggggtgcctgactcagttaagcgaccaactctcattttcggctcaagtcatgatctcacagttgtgagattgagccctgcatcgggctctgcactaacaccTTGAGAttcgctttctccctctctctctgcagccccccgcccctgctctctctctctctcaaaactaaatataataacattaaaaaaaatgtacagattaAATAATGTAACTGGGTGAAAAAACTAGttccagaatatatataaataataccacttaccaattaaaattttaaacacaaaagaaaatcattacaTTGCCTATGGATTTGTACATATTCagtaaaaatctaaaaacttAGAAGGGAAGGACACATACCACCTTTAGGATAATGTTTAACTCGGGAGACAGAGTAGGAAACAAAATGGGGAAGGTACGAAAAGGATTCCAACAGTACtaatactgttttatttctttcaaagttatgaaaaaaatgttagaatttatgctacataataaatattgaaaaatttcaTTACTCTCTGCACATTtcaatgtttaaattattttataatttaaaaaatcatggggcacctgcgtggctcagccggttgggcgtctgacttcagctcaggtcatgatctcacagctcgttgagttcgagccccacgtcaggctctgtgctgacagctaggagcctgcagcctgctttagattctgtgcctccctctctctctgccccaacccactcgtattctgcctctgtctctctcaaaaataaataaacatcaaaaaaaaattaaaaaaaaaaaatcatgtcaggagtgcctggttggttcagtgtgtggagcatgcaactcttggtcttggggctttaagttcgagccccacatcgggtgtagagattacttaataaaatcttggggtgcctcagtcggttgagtgtcccactttagctcaggtcatgatcttacggttcgtgagttcgagccctgcatcaggctctgtgctgacagctcagagcgtggagcctgcttcagattctgtgtgtctctctctctgcccctcccctgctccactgtctctctctctcaaaaataaataaacaaaaaataataataataaagttaaactAACACAATATAGTATAAAACTTCTCATTtacacttacaaaaattaacaagttttaattttgtgcctaatttgtttcttgtttggaATTTTTACAATCCATTGTCCACAACCCCCCAAatggattttcttctctttcttacacCTTCTTTCACCACCTACCCTAGACTTTTATGAACCTTTGTAGGGATCTCCAACAGCAAAAAACTTGGGAATCTTGTACCACAGGACTTTTCAACCTTGGCACTACGAACACTTGGACTGGGTAATTTCTGGTtgtgggaggctgtcctgtgccATGTGGGATCTCTGGCCTCTAAactactagatgccagtagcactcctCCCCTTTGCCAGTCATGAAAATCAAAATGTCATTGCGTAATGGGGCCAGGGGGACACAACACTGTCTGCCACTTAGAACCACTTctgtaataaaatgaaacaaaaaaaacccagcttcTACACTAAACTCATGGAAGCACAAAGTATACTGATCCAAGCCTCTAAGAATGCCAAATATAAATGcctttacaaaaacaaagaataaacagTTAAACGCAagaggaaaaattagaaatataaatccACAATAACTGAATAATTCTAAATGCAAACATATAGAAGGTAAAAAACCAGTGTCCAAATTATTTTACTGAGCTGAAATTTTGCTTAATAAACTATTATCCAAAATAGGTCAATCGTTTGAATATTATCTTATGATCAAAgactgctttttaaatatatgtaatattctCCCAAAGGAAGCTCAAGATTAAATTACACCATACATACCTCCAAATTTGGCATTCACCATAACATACAAATGTTCTCGTGGATAGGCATTTAGGTCCCTGGACACCGCATGCAAGCTAATAGTGGGGTATTCCAGTGAGAATCCTAATCCAGAGCCATCTAACCAAGACAGGCGGCTGAAAAACACGTATAAGGAAGatgattttaagaaatcaaatctTAATTTAAGCCTAAAGTTTATAAAGGTTCATCTTGGACACTTTATGCATGTGGAATAAATTCAAGCTTGGTGTTTAgaaatattcctaaaataaaattcagcagcAGGAACTGAATTTCTTTAAAACGAGAACTGTTAAGTTCTCTCCTCTAGGTAAAAATTCAAAGAGTTGAAATGTAATTTCGTAAGTCACATGTGTTTCTATGCATTCCCTCTGGTTGTATCTGGAATGTCTTCTGGTGCCTTCCTTTTGCAAATCctcttcagttggttaagtcccaGCTCCTCCTTGAGCCCTCCTCCAGTTACTCCTGTCCATAATGATCTTTTTCTGAACTGCACTTACGTCCAATAATACGTCACTGAGCACTTAACTCCGTGGCAATGAATCTCATATGTACCCTGACAGAATGTGAGCTATGACAGAATGTGTCATATTTCTTTATGTCACATTCTTCAAAACCACTAGCATAGTGTCCAGCATGTAAGTATGCAATAAACACTTGGGAGTCACTAATTTCTCCACTAACCCTACATTAAATGGTGAATACATAAAATGGCTGTAATCAAACTTACCACTAGTTAGAAAATACTTATCCCACGGAAAGACTGTATGAAGCCTTTCATTTATTCTGTAGCTTTAAAAGAAAGCTACAAATAAGCAAGGTCTAGTTTTCCCTCAAAAATGgccaaaaggaaatattttattggtATAATAAAGGAAACATATCACCAAAATCAGTATATTGAATTTTGAGTAAAGGCAGGATAATTTTTTGGCAATACTTCACCCATCTGGAGCTGCACCacttagcaggaaaaaaaaaaaaaaaaaaaaaaaaaggagcaaaagatCCTTAAGAAACCACACAGAAAAATGTTAATGCGATAAAAGTTAATGCAATATACTGGTTGCCCAGGGCTGGAGGGAAATACAGATTAACTGCTAACAAGTGCCAGTTTCTTagggggtgatgaaaatactctaaaatcgattgtggtgatggctgcacagctcTGCAAAGAGACTAACAACCCCTGAACTGTACACTATGTagattatctcaataaagct from Panthera uncia isolate 11264 chromosome D1, Puncia_PCG_1.0, whole genome shotgun sequence harbors:
- the CLNS1A gene encoding methylosome subunit pICln produces the protein MSFLKSFPPPGSAEGLRQQQPETEAVLNGKGLGTGTLYIAESRLSWLDGSGLGFSLEYPTISLHAVSRDLNAYPREHLYVMVNAKFGEESKESVAEEEEEDDSDDDVEPIAEFRFVPNDKSALEAMFTAMCECQALHPDPEDEDSDDYDGEEYDVEAHEQGQGDIPTFYTYEEGLSHLTAEGQATLERLEGMLSQSVSSQYNMAGVRTEDSIRDYEDGMEVDTTPTVAGQFEDADVDH